A region from the Solibacillus sp. FSL H8-0523 genome encodes:
- the fusA gene encoding elongation factor G, with product MKREFSLENTRNIGIMAHIDAGKTTTTERILYYTGKIHKIGETHDGGSQMDWMEQEQERGITITSAATTAQWDGHRINIIDTPGHVDFTVEVERSLRVLDGAVTVLDAQSGVEPQTETVWRQATTYGVPRIVFINKMDKMGADFLYSVGTLHDRLQANAHPIQLPIGAEDEFSGIIDLITMDVTYYDNEEGTALREGQPIPESHQAQAEEYREKLIDAIASVDEDLMEKYLEGEEISNEELVAAIRKATIAVEFYPVLCGTAFKHKGVRKMLDAAVAYLPAPTDVPDIKGTDVDGEEEIIRHSSDEEPFSALAFKVMTDPFVGKLTFFRVYSGTLESGSYVQNSSKGKRERVGRILQMHANSREEIGKVFAGDIAAAVGLKDTTTGDTLCDEKNLVILESMDFPEPVISLSVEPKSKADQDKMGQALAKLQEEDPTFRAHTDTETGQTIISGMGELHLDILVDRMKREFKVEANVGAPMVSYRETFRGSAKVQGKFTRQSGGRGQYGDVTIEFSPNEEGKGFEFENAIVGGVVPREYIPAVEAGLRDSLDRGVVAGYPLIDIKAKLVFGSYHDVDSNEMAFKIAASMALKEAAKRCDAVILEPMMKVEVVIPEEYLGDIMGNITARRGRVEGMEARGNSQVVRSMVPLSEMFGYATTLRSATQGRGVFSMTFDHYEEVPKSIAEDIIKKNKGE from the coding sequence ATGAAACGCGAATTCTCTCTAGAGAATACACGTAATATTGGGATCATGGCTCACATTGATGCTGGTAAAACAACAACAACTGAGCGTATCCTTTATTACACTGGTAAGATTCATAAAATCGGTGAAACTCACGATGGCGGTTCTCAAATGGACTGGATGGAGCAAGAGCAAGAGCGTGGTATCACGATCACTTCTGCTGCAACAACAGCTCAATGGGACGGTCACCGTATCAATATCATCGATACTCCTGGACACGTAGACTTCACTGTAGAAGTTGAACGTTCTTTACGTGTTCTTGATGGTGCTGTAACAGTATTAGATGCTCAATCAGGTGTTGAGCCTCAAACTGAAACAGTATGGCGTCAAGCTACTACATACGGGGTTCCTCGTATCGTATTCATCAACAAAATGGATAAAATGGGTGCAGACTTCTTATATTCTGTAGGTACTTTACATGATCGTTTACAAGCTAATGCTCACCCAATCCAATTACCAATCGGTGCTGAAGATGAGTTCTCAGGTATTATTGACTTAATCACAATGGACGTTACTTACTACGATAACGAAGAAGGTACTGCATTACGTGAAGGTCAACCAATTCCAGAATCTCACCAAGCACAAGCTGAAGAGTACCGTGAGAAATTAATCGACGCTATCGCAAGTGTTGATGAAGATCTTATGGAGAAATACTTAGAAGGCGAAGAAATTTCTAACGAAGAGTTAGTTGCGGCTATCCGTAAAGCTACTATCGCGGTAGAATTCTACCCAGTACTTTGTGGTACAGCATTCAAACACAAAGGTGTTCGTAAAATGCTAGACGCAGCTGTTGCATATCTTCCAGCTCCAACTGATGTTCCTGACATTAAAGGTACTGACGTTGATGGCGAAGAAGAAATCATCCGTCACTCTTCTGATGAAGAGCCATTCTCAGCTCTTGCATTCAAAGTAATGACTGACCCATTCGTAGGTAAATTAACATTCTTCCGTGTGTATTCAGGTACATTAGAATCTGGTTCATACGTACAAAACTCTTCTAAAGGTAAACGTGAACGCGTAGGACGTATCTTACAAATGCACGCTAACTCTCGTGAAGAAATTGGTAAAGTATTCGCTGGGGACATCGCAGCAGCAGTAGGTCTTAAAGATACTACTACTGGTGACACTTTATGTGACGAGAAAAACCTTGTTATCTTAGAGTCAATGGACTTCCCTGAGCCAGTAATTTCTCTTTCTGTAGAACCAAAATCTAAAGCTGACCAAGATAAAATGGGTCAAGCATTAGCTAAACTACAAGAAGAAGATCCAACTTTCCGTGCTCACACTGACACAGAAACTGGACAAACTATCATCTCTGGTATGGGTGAGTTACACTTAGACATCCTAGTTGACCGTATGAAACGTGAATTTAAAGTAGAAGCTAACGTAGGTGCTCCAATGGTATCTTACCGTGAAACATTCCGTGGCTCTGCTAAAGTTCAAGGTAAATTCACTCGTCAATCAGGTGGTCGCGGTCAATACGGTGACGTAACGATCGAGTTCTCTCCAAACGAAGAGGGTAAAGGCTTTGAATTCGAAAACGCTATCGTTGGTGGTGTTGTACCTCGTGAATACATTCCTGCAGTAGAAGCGGGTCTACGTGACTCTCTTGACCGCGGTGTAGTTGCTGGTTACCCACTAATCGACATTAAAGCGAAATTAGTATTCGGTTCTTACCATGACGTTGACTCGAATGAGATGGCGTTCAAAATTGCTGCATCTATGGCATTAAAAGAAGCTGCTAAACGTTGTGACGCAGTAATCTTAGAGCCAATGATGAAAGTTGAAGTTGTAATTCCAGAAGAGTATCTTGGTGATATCATGGGTAACATTACTGCTCGTCGCGGACGCGTTGAGGGTATGGAAGCTCGCGGTAACTCTCAAGTAGTACGTTCTATGGTACCGTTATCTGAAATGTTCGGATATGCTACAACTTTACGTTCTGCAACTCAAGGTCGCGGTGTATTCTCAATGACATTTGATCATTATGAAGAAGTACCAAAATCAATTGCAGAAGACATTATCAAAAAAAATAAAGGTGAATAA
- the rpsG gene encoding 30S ribosomal protein S7 yields the protein MPRKGPVSKRDVLPDPIYNSKLVTRLINKMMIDGKRGTSQKILYGAFELVQERSGQNPLEVFEAALNNVMPVLEVRARRVGGSNYQVPVEVRPERRTTLGLRYVVNYSRLRGEKTMEERLANEILDASNNTGASVKKREDMHKMAEANKAFAHYRW from the coding sequence ATGCCTCGTAAAGGTCCTGTTTCCAAACGTGACGTGTTACCAGATCCAATTTATAATTCGAAACTAGTAACTCGTTTAATCAACAAAATGATGATTGATGGTAAAAGAGGTACTTCTCAAAAGATTTTATACGGAGCTTTCGAATTAGTTCAAGAGCGTTCAGGTCAAAATCCTTTAGAAGTATTTGAAGCCGCTTTAAACAACGTAATGCCAGTATTAGAAGTACGCGCTCGTCGTGTTGGTGGTTCTAACTACCAAGTACCGGTTGAAGTTCGTCCAGAACGCCGTACAACTTTAGGTTTACGTTATGTAGTTAACTATTCTCGTCTTCGTGGTGAAAAAACTATGGAAGAGCGTTTAGCTAACGAAATCTTAGACGCATCTAACAACACTGGTGCTTCAGTTAAGAAACGTGAAGATATGCACAAAATGGCAGAAGCGAACAAAGCATTCGCTCACTACCGTTGGTAA
- the rpsL gene encoding 30S ribosomal protein S12 yields MPTINQLVRKPRQSKITKSKSPALNKGYNSFKKSLTDVKSPQKRGVCTRVGTMTPRKPNSALRKYARVRLTNQLEVTAYIPGEGHNLQEHSVVLIRGGRVKDLAGVRYHIVRGALDTAGVNGRLQSRSKYGTKRPKEKK; encoded by the coding sequence ATGCCTACAATTAACCAATTAGTACGTAAGCCTCGTCAATCTAAAATCACGAAATCAAAATCTCCAGCGTTAAACAAGGGTTATAACTCATTTAAAAAATCTTTAACTGACGTTAAATCTCCTCAAAAACGTGGAGTTTGTACTCGTGTTGGCACGATGACACCACGTAAACCGAACTCGGCTTTACGTAAATATGCTCGTGTACGCTTAACTAACCAACTTGAGGTTACTGCGTATATCCCAGGTGAAGGTCACAACTTACAAGAACACAGTGTTGTTCTTATCCGTGGCGGACGCGTAAAAGACTTAGCGGGTGTTCGTTACCATATCGTACGTGGTGCTCTTGATACAGCTGGTGTAAACGGTCGTTTACAATCACGTTCTAAATACGGAACAAAACGCCCTAAAGAAAAAAAATAA